The Syngnathus scovelli strain Florida chromosome 18, RoL_Ssco_1.2, whole genome shotgun sequence genome contains a region encoding:
- the LOC125985841 gene encoding dnaJ homolog subfamily C member 13 isoform X3, giving the protein MNVLKDNKDLACYYTTKHSWRGKYKRVFSVGTHGITTYNPTTLEVTNQWPYGDICGIGPVGKGQGTEFSLTFRKGTGKKSETLKFSTEHRTELLTEALRFRTEFSEGKITGRRYNCYKHHWSDTRKAVSLEVTPGGIDQIDPHTNRVLCSYDYRNVEGFAETSDYQGGFCILYGGFGRLHLFASEHRDDIIRSAIEHAGNFIGIVLRLRKETLTFESFVTERFGKYSSDESITSLAEFVVQKITPRHQEPVKRILALTETCLVERDPASYNIVTIKPFGEVFALICDVDNPQVFTVEFIRGQIRKFSSTERDSLLASLLDGVRASGNRDVCVKMAPTRRGQRWGLLCMPVDEEVESLHLKFLAAPPNGNFADAVFRFNANISYSGVLHAVTQDGLFSENKEKLINNAVLALLSQEAELPALNAELESHFQAIRRLVASKAGFQAFTQLPKFREKLGVKTVKALKRNNNGVTHAAIDMLCALMCPMHDDYDLRQEQLNKASLLSSKKFLENLLEKFITNVDQGSGALVISSLLDFLTFALCAPYSETTEGQQFDMLLEMVASNGRTLFKLFQHPSMAIVKGAGLVMKAIIEEGDKEIATKMQELALSEGALPRHLHTSLFTISADQRMLTNRQLSRHLVGLWTAENPVAMNLLKRILPTGLLAYMDSSDSVPEKDVDRMHVRDNLKIATDLLNRSKVPEWQRIAGKAAKEVEKFAKEKTDLVLMHWRDKMGIAQKEQDRNNLNANQKPVILRKRRQRIKIEANWELFYYRFQLDHARSNLIWNLKTREELRDALEGEMRAFNVDRELGNATVISWNHQEFEVKYECLSDEIKIGDYYLRLLLEEDENAESSAIKRSYEFFNELYHRFLLTPKVTMKCLCLQALTIVYGKCFEEIGPFTDTKYIVGMLDRCTDKLERDRLILFLNKLILNRKNVKDVMDSNGVRILVDLLTLAHLHTSRATVPLQSNVLEASPDMKRESEKEWYFGNADKERRGPFSFEEMQEFWTTGVLTAKTRCWAQGMDGWRPLQAVPQLKWCLLATGQAVMNETDLATLILNMLITMCSYYPSRDQDNAIIRPLPKIKRMISDSACLPHIVQLLLTFDPILVEKVANVLYLVMQDNPNLQRLYLTGVFFFIMMYTGSNVLPVARFLKYTHLKQAFKSEESKGQDIVQRSVLGPALPEAMVCYLENYEAERFSEIFLGEFDTPEAIWSCEMRRMMIEKIAAHIADFSPRLQSNTRALYQYCPIPVVSFPQLDNELFCNIYYLRHLCDTVHFPNWPIRDAVKLLKDTLDAWKREVEKKPPSMSIDDAYEVLNLPKGQGIHEESKIRKAYFRLAQKYHPDKNPDGRDMFEKVNKAYEFLCTKSARVLDGPDPENIILILKTQSILFNRHKDDLEPYKYAGYPMLIKTITMETEDDQLFSKTSPLLPAAAELAFHTVNCSALNAEELRRENGIEVLLEAFSRCVSVLTASSKADDMAVQVCGHICKCYSVAAQFEECREKMIELPYIIRDLCHILYYGKGLPKTAALAVQCVSSFAVDFFLQTQLYHAGVLWHLLVHLFNYDYTLEESGVQTSQDSNQQEVANYLAKLSLVSLSRLGGYLPLPRGVDGGDLAPETNGVETVPPENPSIRKSLAALLTPYISRKLGTGSSPEVLKLLNSNTENPYLIWNNGTRAELLEFLEGQQEDNIKRGENDESFGAEFTFSEHGKELIVGEIFVRVYNEQPTFPLEHPKAFAASLLDYVGSQAQYLHTLLAMSQSNKVESQQHAERLRFAEMALEALRNVIKNNPGSETECIGHFKLLFSLLRVHGAGRVQQLVLEVVNTVTSNQECVSNIAESLVLSNLLLLLHSLPSSRQMVLETLHALTSNTKIVKEAMAKGALIYLLDLFCNCTHPQVRTQTAELFSKMTSDKLVGPKVRLTLIRFLPSVFMDAMRDNAEAAVHIFEGTHENPELIWNDSSRETVSTTVREMMLEHFKQQKDNPDINWKLPEDFTVAYGAGQGELEVGGVFLRIFIAQPGWVLRKPRDFLVSLLETLTELLEKNNPNGEALETVTTAAVCLFSTQAQLADQVPPLGHLPRILAALNHKNNAIPKSSIRLIHVLSDNELCVRSMSALEAIGPLMTGMKARADMAGLACEALNRMFQKEQTELVAQALRVDLVPYLLKLLEGIGLETVDNPSATKAQIVKALKSMTRSLQYGEQVNEILAKSSVWSAFKDQKHDLFINESQTAGYLTGVSTPSLLAASSPLRGGL; this is encoded by the exons ATGAATGTCCTGAAAGACAACAAGGACCTGGCCTGCTACTACACCACCAAGCACTCCTGGAGGGGGAA GTACAAGCGTGTCTTCTCTGTGGGCACGCATGGCATCACCACGTACAACCCCACCACGCTGGAAGTGACAAATCAG TGGCCTTATGGAGACATTTGTGGAATCGGGCCGGTGGGAAAAGGCCAAGGAACGGAGTTCAGCCTGACCTTCCGAAAAGGCACCGGCAAGAAGTCAGAGACACTCAAGTTCTCCACTGAGCATCGAACGGAGCTGCTCACCGAAGCACTG aGATTCCGAACTGAATTTTCAGAAGGGAAAATCACCGGCAGG CGGTACAACTGCTACAAGCACCACTGGAGCGACACGCGCAAGGCCGTCAGCTTGGAGGTGACGCCGGGCGGCATCGACCAGATCGACCCGCACACCAACCGGGTTCTGTGCTCCTACGACTACCGCAATGTGGAAGGCTTCGCCGAGACCTCCGACTACCAGGGCGGCTTCTGCATCCTTTACGGCGGCTTCGGCAGGCTG CATCTGTTTGCCTCGGAGCACCGCGACGACATCATCCGCAGCGCCATCGAGCACGCCGGCAACTTCATTGGCATCGTGCTGCGGCTGCGGAAGGAGACGCTCACCTTTGAGAGTTTTGTGACCGAGCGGTTTGGGAAGTACAGCTCAGACGAGAGCATCACCTCGCTGGCCGAGTTTGTGGTGCAGAAGATCACCCCGCGCCACCAG GAGCCCGTGAAGCGTATCTTGGCGCTGACCGAGACGTGCTTGGTGGAGAGAGATCCGGCTTCCTACAACATCGTCACCATCAAGCCGTTCGGGGAG GTGTTTGCGCTCATCTGCGATGTCGACAACCCTCAAGTGTTTACAGTGGAATTCATCAGAGGCCAAATCAGGAAGTTCTCCTCCACAGAACG GGATTCTCTTCTGGCCAGCCTGCTGGACGGCGTGCGCGCTTCGGGCAATAGGGACGTGTGCGTCAAGATGGCGCCCACGCGGCGTGGCCAGCGATGGGGCCTCCTGTGCATGCCCGTGGACGAGGAGGTGGAGAGTCTGCACCTCAAGTTCCTGGCTGCGCCTCCGA ATGGCAACTTTGCCGACGCAGTGTTTCGCTTCAACGCCAACATCTCCTACAGCGGCGTGTTGCACGCAGTCACACAAGAC GGTCTGTTCTCGGAGAACAAAGAGAAGCTGATCAACAACGCCGTCCTGGCCCTTCTGTCGCAAGAGGCCGAGCTCCCCGCGCTCAACGCCGAGCTGGAGAGCCACTTCCAGGCCATCCGCCGCCTGGTGGCTTCCAAGGCTGGCTTCCAGGCCTTCACTCAGCTACCAAA GTTCCGGGAGAAATTAGGAGTAAAGACGGTGAAAGCTTTAAAGAGGAACAACAACGGCGTGACGCACGCTGCTATCGACATGCTTTGCGCCCTGATGTGT CCCATGCACGACGACTACGACCTAAGGCAGGAGCAGCTCAACAAGGCGTCCCTGCTGTCATCCAAGAAGTTCCTGGAAAACCTGCTTGAAAAATTCATCACCAATGTG gaCCAAGGAAGCGGAGCTTTGGTCATCAGTTCACTGCTGGACTTTTTAACCTTCGCCTTGTGCGCCCCCTACAGCGAGACCACCGAGGGCCAGCAGTTTGACATGCTGCTGGAGATGGTGGCCTCCAACGGACGCACGCTCTTCAAACTCTTCCAG CATCCCTCTATGGCCATCGTCAAGGGAGCCGGCTTGGTGATGAAGGCCATCATTGAG GAAGGAGACAAAGAAATCGCCACCAAGATGCAGGAGCTGGCTTTGAGCGAGGGCGCCCTTCCTCGCCACCTGCACACCTCCTTGTTCACCATCAGCGCCGACCAAAGGATGCTCACCAACAG ACAGCTGAGCCGTCACCTGGTGGGACTGTGGACCGCAGAGAACCCCGTCGCCATGAATCTCCTCAAGAGAATACTG CCGACGGGCCTGCTGGCCTACATGGACAGTTCCGATTCGGTGCCGGAGAAAGACGTGGATCGAATGCACGTTCGAGATAACTTGAAAATTGCCACG GACCTACTCAACCGCAGCAAAGTGCCCGAGTGGCAGCGGATAGCCGGCAAAGCAGCCAAAGAGGTGGAGAAGTTCGCCAAGGAGAAGACCGATCTGGTCCTCATGCACTGGAGGGACAAGATGGGCATCGCTCAGAAGGAG CAGGACAGAAATAACTTG AATGCCAACCAAAAGCCCGTCATCCTGAGAAAACGACGACAGCGGATCAAGATCGAAGCCAACTGGGAGCTTTTTTACTACAG ATTCCAGCTGGACCACGCCCGCTCCAACCTCATCTGGAATCTGAAGACCAGGGAGGAACTGCGGGATGCGCTGGAAGGCGAAATGCGTGCCTTCAACGTGGACCGCGAGCTGGGCAACGCCACCGTCATCTCTTGGAACCACCAAGAGTTTGAG GTGAAGTACGAGTGCCTTTCCGATGAGATCAAAATTGGTGACTATTACTTGCGCCTCCTGCTGGAGGAGGATGAAAATGCCGAATCCAGTGCCATCAAGAGATC GTACGAGTTCTTCAACGAGCTCTACCACCGCTTCCTGCTGACACCCAAAGTCACCATGAAGTGCCTGTGCCTTCAGGCGCTCACCATCGTGTACGGCAAGTGCTTCGAAGAGATCGGCCCCTTCACCGACACCAAATACATCGTGGGCATGCTGGACCGG TGTACGGACAAGCTGGAAAGAGACAGGCTCATCCTCTTCTTGAACAAGCTGATTCTCAACAGG AAAAACGTGAAAGACGTGATGGACTCTAACGGGGTGCGCATCCTGGTGGACCTGCTCACCTTGGCCCACCTGCATACCAGCAGAGCCACGGTGCCGCTGCAG AGTAACGTCTTGGAAGCGTCGCCTGACATGAAGCGAGAGAGCGAAAAGGAGTGGTATTTTGGCAACGCAGACAAGGAAAGAAGAGGACCTTTCAGTTTTGAAGAG ATGCAGGAGTTTTGGACGACGGGCGTCCTGACGGCCAAGACGCGCTGCTGGGCCCAGGGCATGGACGGCTGGCGCCCCCTGCAGGCCGTGCCGCAGCTCAAGTGGTGCCTGCTGGCCACGGGGCAGGCGGTGATGAATGAGACGGACTTGGCGACGCTCATCCTCAACATGCTCATCACCATGTGCTCCTACTACCCCAGCAG GGATCAAGATAATGCCATTATTCGCCCATTACCAAAGATCAAGAGGATGATAAGTGACAGCGCTTGCCTGCCTCATATTGTGCAG cttCTCTTGACGTTTGACCCCATCCTGGTGGAGAAGGTGGCCAACGTGCTGTACCTGGTGATGCAGGACAACCCCAACTTGCAGCGGCTCTACTTGACCGGAGTCTTCTTCTTCATCATGATGTATACGGGCTCCAACGTGCTTCCCGTGGCAAG gTTCCTGAAGTACACTCACTTGAAACAAGCCTTTAAATCTGAAGAG TCCAAAGGTCAGGACATCGTGCAGCGCAGCGTTCTCGGACCGGCCCTTCCCGAAGCCATGGTGTGCTACTTGGAGAACTATGAGGCCGAACGCTTCTCTGAGATCTTCTTGGGAGAATTCGACACCCCCGAGGCCATCTGGAGCTGCGAGATGAG GCGGATGATGATCGAGAAGATAGCCGCGCATATTGCCGACTTCAGCCCGAGGCTGCAGAGCAACACACGCGCCCTCTACCAGTACTGCCCCATCCCTGTCGTCAGCTTCCCTCAACTGGACAACGAGCTCTTCTGCAACATCTACTACCTCCGACACCTGTGCGACACCGTCCACTTCCCCAACTGGCCTATTCGAGATGCC GTGAAGCTGCTGAAAGACACACTTGACGCATGGAAGAGAGAGGTGGAGAAGAAGCCCCCCTCGATGTCAATAGATGACGCTTACGAAGTTCTCAACCTCCCCAAAGGACAAGGAAT TCACGAGGAGAGCAAGATCAGAAAGGCTTACTTCAGGCTGGCGCAGAAGTACCATCCAGACAAGAACCCTGATGGCAGG GACATGTTTGAGAAAGTCAACAAGGCCTACGAGTTCCTTTGCACAAAGTCAGCACGGGTCCTCGACGGCCCCGACCCGGAAAACATTATCCTCATCCTCAAGACCCAAAGCATCCTTTTCAACCGGCACAAAGACG ATCTGGAGCCCTACAAGTACGCTGGCTACCCCATGCTCATCAAAACCATCACTATGGAGACCGAAGACGACCAGCTCTTCTCCAAGACCTCGCCGCTCCTGCCGGCCGCTGCCGAACTGGCCTTTCACACCGTCAACTGCTCGGCGCTCAACGCCGAGGAACTGCGGCGCGAGAAtggaatcgag GTGTTGCTGGAGGCGTTTTCCCGCTGCGTCTCCGTGTTGACTGCATCCAGCAAGGCGGACGACATGGCCGTTCAG GTGTGCGGGCACATCTGCAAGTGCTACAGCGTGGCGGCGCAATTTGAGGAATGCCGAGAAAAGATGATCGAGCTGCCTTACATCATCAGAGACCTCTGTCACATTTTGTACTATGGAAAG GGTCTCCCCAAAACGGCAGCCTTGGCGGTGCAGTGCGTCAGCTCCTTTGCGGTGGACTTCTTCCTGCAGACGCAACTGTACCACGCCGGCGTGCTCTGGCACTTGCTGGTGCACCTCTTCAACTACGACTACACACTGGAGGAGAGCGGCGTCCAGACCAGCCAAGACAGCAACCAGCAGGAGGTGGCCAACTACCTGGCCAAGCTCAGCCTAGTGTCCCTCAGCCGCCTGGGGGGCTACCTGCCGTTGCCGCGCGGCGTCGATGGCGGCGACCTTGCACCGGAGACCAACGGAGTAGAAACCGTCCCCCCGGAGAACCCCAGCATCCGCAAAAGCCTGGCCGCTTTGCTGACACCGTACATATCTAGGAAGCTGGGAACGGGATCTTCACCTGAG GTCTTGAAActgctgaacagcaacacggagaACCCCTACCTCATCTGGAACAACGGCACGAGAGCCGAGCTGCTCGAGTTCCTGGAGGGTCAACAAGAGGACAACATTAAAAGA GGGGAGAACGACGAGAGCTTCGGTGCAGAATTCACCTTCAGCGAGCACGGCAAAGAGCTCATCGTCGGCGAGATCTTTGTGCGTGTTTACAATGAGCAACCAACGTTCCCACTTGAA CATCCCAAAGCGTTTGCCGCGAGCCTGCTGGACTACGTGGGCTCGCAGGCGCAGTACCTGCACACACTGCTGGCCATGAGCCAAAGCAACAAGGTGGAGTCGCAGCAGCACGCCGAGCGTCTCCGCTTTGCCGAAATGGCTCTGGAGGCTCTCCGCAACGTCATCAAGAACAACCCTG GTTCTGAGACTGAGTGCATCGGCCATTTCAAGTTGCTCTTCTCGCTGCTGCGAGTTCATGGCGCCGGCAGGGTGCAGCAGCTTGTGCTAGAG GTCGTCAACACGGTGACTTCCAATCAAGAATGCGTGAGCAACATTGCTGAGTCGCTGGTGCTGTCCAACCTCCTCTTGCTGCTGCACTCCCTCCCATCGA GCAGGCAAATGGTGTTGGAAACGCTCCATGCTTTGACATCCAACACCAAAATAGTCAAGGAAGCCATGGCCAAAG GTGCTCTCATCTACTTGCTCGATCTCTTCTGTAACTGCACGCACCCTCAGGTTCGCACACAGACGGCTGAGCTTTTCTCCAAGATGACTTCGGACAAGCTGGTCGGGCCCAAG GTCCGCCTGACTCTGATCCGTTTCCTCCCGAGCGTGTTTATGGACGCCATGCGGGACAACGCCGAGGCAGCCGTGCACATCTTTGAGGGAACGCACGAGAATCCCGAACTCATCTGGAACGACAGCTCCCGCGAGACCGTGTCCACTACCGTGCGGGAGATGATGCTTGA gcaCTTTAAACAGCAGAAGGATAATCCTGACATCAACTGGAAA CTGCCAGAGGACTTTACTGTGGCCTACGGAGCCGGCCAGGGCGAGCTGGAAGTGGGCGGAGTCTTTTTGCGCATCTTTATCGCGCAGCCCGGCTGGGTGCTGCGCAAGCCTCGCGACTTCCTGGTGTCGCTCTTGGAGACCCTGACGGAGCTGCTGGAGAAGAACAATCCCAAC GGGGAGGCACTGGAGACGGTCACCACGGCAGCCGTGTGTCTGTTCAGCACGCAGGCGCAGCTGGCTGATCAGGTTCCTCCGCTAGGTCACTTGCCTCGCATATTAGCCGCGCTCAACCACAAGAACAACGCCATCCCCAAGAGCTCCATCCGCCTTATCCACGTGCTCTCGGATAACGAG CTCTGCGTACGCTCCATGTCCGCCCTGGAGGCCATCGGTCCGCTGATGACCGGAATGAAGGCCCGCGCAGACATGGCCGGGCTGGCCTGCGAGGCACTGAACCGCATGTTCCAGAAAGAGCAGACGGAACTGGTGGCTCAG GCTCTCCGAGTGGACCTGGTTCCATACCTCCTGAAGCTCCTGGAAGGTATCGGCCTGGAGACCGTGGACAACCCGTCGGCCACCAAGGCCCAAATCGTGAAGGCGCTCAAGTCCATGACGCGCAGTCTGCAATACGGAGAACAG GTGAACGAGATCTTGGCCAAGTCCTCCGTGTGGAGTGCCTTCAAGGACCAGAAGCATGATCTCTTCATTAATGAGTCTCAGACTGCAGGCTACCTGACAG GGGTGTCCACTCCCTCTCTCCTGGCGGCCAGCAGCCCACTGCGAGGGGGGCTCTAG